CCATTTGTTTTGCTTCATAGCATAACCAATATCCATTCCGTAGCGTTGTGGTTCTTCTGCATTGAAATATTCTTGAATACGAGGTAAGCCTACTTGTAAGTTGACCGACAAAGAAGAAGCGTTTGCCACTCCTTTTTTGGTCACAATATTTATAATTCCTGCTTTTCCGTCCGCGTCGTATCGAGCAGAAGGTGCCGTTATTACTTCTATGTTTTCAATGTCATTTGCAGCCAATTGCGAAAGAATTGTGATGGGATCGACAACAGTAGGAGTCCCATTGATCAAAAGCAAAAAGCCTTTAGCTCCACGAATGGTTAATTCACCTTCTGCATTTATACTCACAGATGGCAAGTTGCGAAGTACTTCAATTGCACTTGCTCCTTTGGCATTTTCAAACTGCTTTGCTGCAAATACTTGCTTCTCCAGTTGAGTGAGCATATGAGGTTTTTGACCGGTAACTTGAATGGCTTGCAATAGCTCTTCAGAAGGGCTAATCATTATACTGCCAAGACTGAAAAACTCAGAGCTTTCTTTTAGGTCAATTGTCAGGCTTTTATCGCTGTAACCAATGTTTGTAATTTTCAGAAAGTACTGACCTTTTTCGAGGTTAATAAATTTGAAATTTCCTTTTGCATCAGTTATTTGACCTTTGAAAACCAAGCTATCTTTTTGAGACTTGATTGTAACACTTGCGTATTCCAGCGTTTCAAGGGTACTTTCATCCATAATGAGACCTTGCACAATGGCTGTTTGTGCAAAAATGGAGGTACTCAAAAATAGAAGTGCTATTAGTTTTTTCATATGATTCAAATGAGAACAAAGCTAGTCAACATTGTATCATAAAACTTTGCTTATTTAGGTATTAACTTATACCAAATAGCCCAGTTTTTGAGCAAAAATTAGAATTCGAAAATGCTTAACGATGACGTCTTTGTCCCGAAAACTCCATGGCCTCTCCTTTACCAAATCCAAAACTCACACCGAAGGTGATAAATCTTCCTCTCTGGCTAAAGTTTCGTAAGTAAAAGCTGTCTTGAGCAGCTATGCTTTCTGAGATACGAGTAGCAAAAAGATCCCTAATACTGAGGTTAAGAATTGCCTTACCTTTCACTATCTTCTTTCTCGCACCTAAATCAAAGTAGTAAGCAGGCGAAATATCTCTTTGGAAAGTTCGGAAACCAGACTGGTAATTATTGCCAACCTCAATGTCTATATCAGCCGGTAATTTAAATTTGGCTGTAATTCTATTTGACCATTGTTGCCCATTGAAATCAAAAGAAGTATTTTCAAAACTTCCATCTCGTTGGAAATAGTTAAAGTTAAAGTTTTCGTTGATCGTAACCCATTTGGCAGGAATCATTTTAAGGTTAAGCTCCGTTCCGAAAGTGTTATTTGTACCCACATTCACTGGCTGAGACAAACTAATGTTGTTTTGAAATGTAACGACTTGCTCCACTACGTCGTCTGTATGGCTATGAAAAACAGCGAAATTAAGAGAAGTAGAGCCGTAATCGAAAATACTATTTAACTCATAAGAGTCTGTAAATTCTGGTTGTAAGTTTGGATTTCCAGTACGAACATTGAAGCTATTTCTAATATTATAGAAAGGGTTCAAATCCCATAATCTAGGTCGGAAGATTCGCTTAGAATACCCAGCCTGCAAAGAGAAGTTTTGACTGATTTTATAAGAAGTGTGAGCACTAGGAAAAAGGTTCGTGTAGTTCTTATCATTATTCTCGTTGGTGGTTCTTAAAAGCGTATTCAAATCAGTGTTTTCAAGTCTTAGCCCAAGCTTAAGTCCCCACTTTTCACCTTCATAAGCTCCTGTACTATATATTCCAAGCACTTTTTGATTCCACTCAAAAACATTAGACTGAGCAACATTTTCAACCCAGATACCATCAAGTAGATCGGCATTTGAGAAATCGTTGGTCACGTTATTAATTGCATATTGAGAACCAGTTTCAATGGTAAACTTGTTTTCGAAAGGCTGAGTGTAATCAAGCTTGAATGTATAATCTGCTCTCGAAAAGTTCGTTAATGCCCTCTGTTCTGTATTGAGGTCGTCTCCGAGTGTTGTTAAATTCTTAAAGTTCATGCCTTGGTCTTTACCAAAGTAATTTCCTATTGCTGAGAATAGCAATGCATGTTCTTTATTATCTTCAAAGTCCTTTTTGTATTGTAACTCATACTGCCATTTTGGATTTGTGGCTGTAGTAAGTTCGCTTCTTGTAAAGCCTTTTGATAACGTATTTTGATCAAATAGTTCAAAGTCACTTACTGAGTTTTCATCTTCAATTTCGTAGGCAAAATTCCCTGAAAGTGTCAACACATTGAGGTCATTGATATGGTAATCTGTACCTAATATGAAGTTGTAAAAAGTCTCGTTCTTATTGCTTTGGCCTACACTCATTACTTGTGTGTTATTTACCAAATCTCGGTTTTCGCTTTCATCGTCGCTTGGGTAAGTTCTTCTTCCTACACCTATTTGACTAAAGAGGTTAAACTTTTCGGTTCTTCGGTTCAAACTAAACCCTAAGCTATGATTATTTGGGACTCCAGTATTGAGCGAAACAGAGCCATTGATTCCTTTTTTTTCTTCTTTCTTTAATACGATATTAATAATTCCTGAAGTTCCTTCTGCTTCATACTTTGCAGATGGATTCGTAATCACTTCAATTTTTTCGATCATATCGGCGGTAATGGTTCCTAAGGCATTTCCTGCCTGATCCGCCAAAACTGATGGTTTGCCATTGATAAGGATTTGTACCCCTTGGCTACCCCTCAAGCTAATTGCACCCTCAATACTTACAGTAACAGAAGGAACATTATTAAGTACCTCCAATGCACTCGCTCCTGTATTACTGAGATCTTTACCTACATTAAATACACGCTTGTCTAACTTAAACTCTGTTTGAGATAACTCGGCACGTACCACAACTTCTTCCAAAACCTTTGAGTCCGAAACAAGTGCAATATTGTTAAGAGTTACTTTGTTGTTGCTTTTCTTAGGTTGAACAAATGTCTCTGACAAGTAGCCTATAAAACTAACCACCACATTGAATTCACTTTCATTACTGACTAAGCTGAACTCGCCGTTTTCGTCACTTGTGGTACCTACAATGGTGGCCTTGGTAGTCGGATTTATTGCAATAACAGTTGCAAACTCGACTGGCTTTTTTGTGTCTTTATCTATTATTTTTCCACTTATTTCAGTCGAAATATCTTGTGAAAAGGAAACTACTGGTAATACTAAAAGGATAGTAAGGACTCTAAAGTAAAATTTCATCATTAATGATTTATTTCAAGTTTTCTTTGAAAAATGTAATAGTTCGTTCCCAAGCGAGGTCAGCCGCTGCCTTGTCAAATCTTGGGGTGCTGTTGTTATGAAATCCGTGATTCACCCCATCGTAAAAGTGAACTTGGTATTTCTTTTTAAATGTTTTGAGGTTTTCTTCATAAACTGGCCACCCGGCATTGACGCGGTTATCAAGTCCCGCATAATGAATAAGCAGTGGAGCATTAATTACCGCTGTTTCTTCTTTACTAGGCTGACTTCCGTAAAATGGAACTGCGGCCTTCAGATCGGGAACTTTTACAGCCATCATGTTGGAAATCCATCCTCCAAAGCAGAATCCAACAACACCAATTTTTCCATTACAATCGGGGTGGTTTTTGAGGTATTCAAATGCAGCAATGAAATCTTCTAACATCTCATTTCGATCACGCTTACTTTGCATTGTTCTTCCTTCATCATCATTACCAGGATAGCCACCAAGTGGGCTCAGTGCGTCTGGAGCAATGGAAACAAAACCTTCTAATGCAGCACGACGTCCTACATCTTCTACATAAGGATTTAAACCTCTGTTTTCGTGCACTACCACTATTCCCGGCAACTTTCCCTTCGCATCTTTTGGCTTAGAAAAAAGACCTTTGATAGTTCCGCCACCTTTGGGAGAGGCATAGTTTACAAACTCTGAGATCAAACGTGGATCATCGGCTTTGACAACAATATTGTCCTTGTAATTGGGCAATATAAAACTAAGCAATGAGGCAACAGTTACACCACCTACGGCATAAGTTGATACTTTCTCCAAAAACTGCTTACGATCAAGCTGATTATGGGCGTATTTATCATAAAGATCAAAGACTTCCTGATTGATATCTTCTTTTTTCATAATGCTTGTAGAATGTTACCCTTATAGACAAAAAAAAAGCTAAAAGGTTTAAGTTGAATATTAAATGATCACGTAAAGAGATGGCTAATCTCCGTAAATGTTGCGTTAAATTCCAGAAATTAGTTAATAGCCAGATAAAGACATCAATTAGGATTTCTTTACTTTTAGATTAAAAAACACTTTATCAATGATTCAATCTTACAAACAAAACCCAGAAACTGCTTCAAATTACGACACCATCATTATTGGATCAGGAATGGGTAGCCTCACTACTGCTGCTATCCTTGCCAAGGAAGGACAAAAAGTGCTTGTACTTGAACGACATTATACGGCAGGAGGGTTTACACATATTTTCAAGCGGAGAGGATATGAGTGGGATGTAGGAATTCATTACATAGGTGAAGTGCAAAGACCGAATTCGGTAATCAAAAAGCTATTTGATTACATCTCCGACGAGGAACTGAAATGGGCAGACATGGGAGAGGTTTATGACAAAATTATTATTGGCGACAAGTCATATGACTTAGTTAAAGGTGTAGCAAATTTTAAGAGTAAGCTTAAAACTTATTTTCCAGAAGAATCTGACGCAATTGATGCTTACGTAGATTTAGTATTTCAGGCTTCAAAAACGGCCCAAAAGTATTACGTCTCTAAAGCAATGAATCCTTTATTGGAAAAGGTAGCGGGTTCATTTATGAGGAAACCATATTATAGCTTTTCGGACAGAACGACCTATGAAGTTATAAGCTCACTGACCCAAAATGAAGAACTAATTAAAGTGTTGAGTGGGCAATATGGCGATTATGGGCTTACTCCCAAGAAAAGTAGTTTTGCCATGCATGCATCATTGGTCAAGCATTATTTTAGTGGTGGTAGCTTCCCTATTGGGGGTTCATCAAGAATTGCCGAAACCGTAGATGCGGTAATAGAAAAAGCCGGTGGCACTATCCTCATCAGTGCCGAGGTAAACGAAATTATTATTGAAAACAACAAGGCTATAGGTGTTAGAATGAATGATGGCAAGCAGTTTTTGGCCAAAAACACGATTAGCGGAGCGGGAGTTTTTGCAACATATAATAAGCTACTACCTGAAACCATTGTTTCAAAATACAAACTCAAAGAACAGCTGCAAAAAATAGAAAGATCGGTTGCTCATGTTTGTCTCTATATTGGCTTAAAAGGCTCCCCAGAAGAACTGCAACTACCCAAAACCAATTATTGGATCTATCCTCCCGGTGACCTAGATCATGATGCTTGCGTAGATCGCTATTTAGCAGATATAAGCCAGCCATTTCCTGTGGTTTACTTATCTTTTCCATCCGCCAAGGACCCAGACTGGAGCAAACGTTACCCCGTAAAAAGCACTATTGATATCATCACATTGATGCCTTATGAGATATTTGAAAAATGGGAAGGAACCGACTGGATGAAAAGAGGGGATGAATACAATTCATTCAAAGAAGAAATCGCTGAAAGGTTATTTGCTGAGCTTTACAAACAGCTTCCGCACTTGGAGGGAAAAGTAGAATATTTTGAATTATCTTCTCCGCTTACCACCAAGCATTTTGTAAATTATGACAAGGGCGAGATTTACGGCTTGGATCACTCACCTTCTCGCTTCCGTCAAGATTTTCTCAAACCTCACACCCCTATCAAAAACTTCTACCTCACAGGGCAAGATATTGTTACTGCAGGTGTGGGTGCGGCATTGTTTTCAGGTGTGTTAACTGTGGCAGCCATGACTGGTAAAGACGTGCTAAAAAAGGTAATGGCTAGCAAGAATATTGAATAGCTTTAGTGGCTTTACAATTTCATTTTTAACAAGGCATTTAATGCCTCTTTTGGTTTCCCTTCCCTATCCCAAAGCAATGGATAATTGGTTCTATTGGGAATGGGATAGCCATTTTTCCAAGACATATCATCCGTGATGCCCCATAAGGTAACACGGTCAATTTTGTCTTTTTTCCTATGAAAGAGCTTAAAAAGATCAACATATCTTTCTGCCAAAGCCTTAGATACATCTGCCGGAAGTCCATTGGCATATGGGTCAAGAAATTCCTTAAATTCTTCGTTCTGAAATTGCGGTTCCATGAATGCTTGTCCAATTATTTGCCCCTCGCGAGTGACAGGTAAAACATCCACATCTAGTTCCGTGATCATAACTTTTACACCACATGCAGCATAAGCATCAATCGCAGCTTCTATGTACTCATTTTTGGGATAATTGAGCCCCCAATGTCCTTGAATTCCCACACCATCAATTCGTATGCCTTCGGCTTGTAACATTTTCACTAGCCTTACAATACCCTTCACTTTTTCAGGTCGCCACGCATTGAAGTCATTGTAATATAATTCTGTATTGGGAGCATATTCCTGAGCGTATTTAAAAGACAATTTGACCAACTCGTCACCATCGCCAACTCCAATCACCCATTTAGTCGGTCTGTACGAACCATCATCAGCAATTACTTCGTTTACTACATCCCAAGCATCTACCTTTCCGGCATATCTTCCTGCAATGACCTCAATATGTTCTTTGAGCCTTGCTTTTACAGCTTCTTTGGACTTAAGTTCTCCATTTTCTTCCTTAAAAAACCAATCGGGGGTTTGGTTATGCCACACGAGCGTATGACCAATGATGTGCATGTTATTCTTTTTACCAAACGCTATGTACTCATCTGCAGGCCCAAAATTAAAAATACCTGGTTCAGGGTTGATCAGTGCAGCTTTCATCACATTCTCCACGGTGATTGAGTTGAATTGATCAATCACAATGTTTTGCTTGTGCTGCTCCTTACCATTTACCATATCTGGATTTACGGCTCCCCCTATTTTAAAATCATCCTTAAAAACTTCTTTAAGGGACTTCGCAGTATTCTCGCTTTCACAACTAGTAAAGGCAATACTTAGAACAAATAAAAGGG
This portion of the Spirosomataceae bacterium TFI 002 genome encodes:
- a CDS encoding Outer membrane receptor proteins, mostly Fe transport — its product is MMKFYFRVLTILLVLPVVSFSQDISTEISGKIIDKDTKKPVEFATVIAINPTTKATIVGTTSDENGEFSLVSNESEFNVVVSFIGYLSETFVQPKKSNNKVTLNNIALVSDSKVLEEVVVRAELSQTEFKLDKRVFNVGKDLSNTGASALEVLNNVPSVTVSIEGAISLRGSQGVQILINGKPSVLADQAGNALGTITADMIEKIEVITNPSAKYEAEGTSGIINIVLKKEEKKGINGSVSLNTGVPNNHSLGFSLNRRTEKFNLFSQIGVGRRTYPSDDESENRDLVNNTQVMSVGQSNKNETFYNFILGTDYHINDLNVLTLSGNFAYEIEDENSVSDFELFDQNTLSKGFTRSELTTATNPKWQYELQYKKDFEDNKEHALLFSAIGNYFGKDQGMNFKNLTTLGDDLNTEQRALTNFSRADYTFKLDYTQPFENKFTIETGSQYAINNVTNDFSNADLLDGIWVENVAQSNVFEWNQKVLGIYSTGAYEGEKWGLKLGLRLENTDLNTLLRTTNENNDKNYTNLFPSAHTSYKISQNFSLQAGYSKRIFRPRLWDLNPFYNIRNSFNVRTGNPNLQPEFTDSYELNSIFDYGSTSLNFAVFHSHTDDVVEQVVTFQNNISLSQPVNVGTNNTFGTELNLKMIPAKWVTINENFNFNYFQRDGSFENTSFDFNGQQWSNRITAKFKLPADIDIEVGNNYQSGFRTFQRDISPAYYFDLGARKKIVKGKAILNLSIRDLFATRISESIAAQDSFYLRNFSQRGRFITFGVSFGFGKGEAMEFSGQRRHR
- a CDS encoding endo-1,4-beta-xylanase, translated to MSKISLALLFVLSIAFTSCESENTAKSLKEVFKDDFKIGGAVNPDMVNGKEQHKQNIVIDQFNSITVENVMKAALINPEPGIFNFGPADEYIAFGKKNNMHIIGHTLVWHNQTPDWFFKEENGELKSKEAVKARLKEHIEVIAGRYAGKVDAWDVVNEVIADDGSYRPTKWVIGVGDGDELVKLSFKYAQEYAPNTELYYNDFNAWRPEKVKGIVRLVKMLQAEGIRIDGVGIQGHWGLNYPKNEYIEAAIDAYAACGVKVMITELDVDVLPVTREGQIIGQAFMEPQFQNEEFKEFLDPYANGLPADVSKALAERYVDLFKLFHRKKDKIDRVTLWGITDDMSWKNGYPIPNRTNYPLLWDREGKPKEALNALLKMKL
- a CDS encoding all-trans-retinol 13,14-reductase, producing the protein MIQSYKQNPETASNYDTIIIGSGMGSLTTAAILAKEGQKVLVLERHYTAGGFTHIFKRRGYEWDVGIHYIGEVQRPNSVIKKLFDYISDEELKWADMGEVYDKIIIGDKSYDLVKGVANFKSKLKTYFPEESDAIDAYVDLVFQASKTAQKYYVSKAMNPLLEKVAGSFMRKPYYSFSDRTTYEVISSLTQNEELIKVLSGQYGDYGLTPKKSSFAMHASLVKHYFSGGSFPIGGSSRIAETVDAVIEKAGGTILISAEVNEIIIENNKAIGVRMNDGKQFLAKNTISGAGVFATYNKLLPETIVSKYKLKEQLQKIERSVAHVCLYIGLKGSPEELQLPKTNYWIYPPGDLDHDACVDRYLADISQPFPVVYLSFPSAKDPDWSKRYPVKSTIDIITLMPYEIFEKWEGTDWMKRGDEYNSFKEEIAERLFAELYKQLPHLEGKVEYFELSSPLTTKHFVNYDKGEIYGLDHSPSRFRQDFLKPHTPIKNFYLTGQDIVTAGVGAALFSGVLTVAAMTGKDVLKKVMASKNIE
- a CDS encoding carboxymethylenebutenolidase is translated as MKKEDINQEVFDLYDKYAHNQLDRKQFLEKVSTYAVGGVTVASLLSFILPNYKDNIVVKADDPRLISEFVNYASPKGGGTIKGLFSKPKDAKGKLPGIVVVHENRGLNPYVEDVGRRAALEGFVSIAPDALSPLGGYPGNDDEGRTMQSKRDRNEMLEDFIAAFEYLKNHPDCNGKIGVVGFCFGGWISNMMAVKVPDLKAAVPFYGSQPSKEETAVINAPLLIHYAGLDNRVNAGWPVYEENLKTFKKKYQVHFYDGVNHGFHNNSTPRFDKAAADLAWERTITFFKENLK